One window of the Triticum dicoccoides isolate Atlit2015 ecotype Zavitan chromosome 3B, WEW_v2.0, whole genome shotgun sequence genome contains the following:
- the LOC119280340 gene encoding pectin acetylesterase 5-like → MDMVPASAEPLLHMEQRQLRPSHHGGWWGLAAAALLLMLLVTVGPLRPMLFGVPLPEPVALTLLTGAQEKGAVCLDGTPPGYHLQRGSGDGSSSWHIHLQGGGWCGTVNDCSNRRMSDLGSSKFMKPIQFAGTGILGSDHLQNPDFYNWNKAYVRYCDGASFSGDAEGQAQDGTILHFRGLRIYQAVIDELMENGLANATQAILTGCSAGGLATIVHCDDFSARFSHKVSVKCLVDAGFILDVKDISGQRSFRSLYGGVVHLQNVRQVLPKDCLTNKEPTECFFPAELIKSIHTPMFIVNSGYDPAQIRNVIVPASSAPDKSWLSCKDNIRNCNSTQIDVLDGLRTTMADALKVVKDKEDWGFFIDSCFTHCQTVLDVSWNSHNSPRLGNKTVAEAVGDWHRGRTQGVKEVDCKYPCNPTCNSQSPL, encoded by the exons ATGGACATGGTGCCCGCTTCAGCGGAGCCGCTCCTCCACATGGAGCAGCGCCAACTTCGTCCATCACACCACGGCGGATGGTGGGGACTTGCGGCGGCGGCCCTGCTCCTCATGCTGCTGGTCACCGTTGGCCCTCTCCGTCCTATGCTGTTCGGCGTGCCGCTGCCGGAGCCCGTCGCGCTCACCCTCCTCACTGGCGCACAGGAAAAGGGTGCTGTGTGCTTGGACGGAACCCCACCGGGTTACCACCTCCAGAGAGGCTCCGGTGACGGCTCCAGCAGCTGGCACATCCATCTACAG GGAGGAGGCTGGTGCGGCACAGTCAACGATTGTTCCAATCGTAGGATGTCTGATCTCGGTTCCTCTAAATTCATGAAACCAATACAGTTCGCCGGCACTGGAATCCTCGGCAGTGATCACCTTCAAAATCCTG ATTTCTACAATTGGAACAAAGCCTACGTGCGATACTGCGATGGAGCTTCCTTTTCAGGGGATGCGGAAGGTCAAGCACAG GATGGAACCATACTGCACTTCAGAGGATTGCGTATCTATCAAGCGGTTATTGACGAACTAATGGAAAACGGACTCGCCAATGCTACACAG GCCATCCTTACAGGTTGTTCTGCTGGTGGTCTAGCAACGATAGTGCATTGCGACGATTTTAGTGCACGATTTTCTCACAAGGTTTCGGTTAAATGCCTTGTTGATGCTGGGTTTATTCTTGACGT AAAAGATATATCTGGACAAAGGTCCTTCAGATCTCTCTATGGTGGTGTCGTTCACCTCCAG AATGTTAGACAAGTGTTGCCCAAGGACTGCCTTACCAACAAAGAGCCAACTGAG TGTTTCTTCCCTGCGGAGCTTATTAAGAGCATCCACACCCCCATGTTTATTGTCAACTCTGGGTATGATCCAGCGCAG ATAAGAAATGTGATCGTACCAGCTTCGTCGGCTCCTGATAAGTCGTGGTTGAGTTGCAAGGATAATATCCGGAACTGCAATTCCACACAAATTGATGTTCTTGATG GACTAAGGACCACGATGGCTGATGCATTAAAGGTTGTTAAAGATAAAGAGGACTGGGGATTTTTCATCGACTCATGCTTCACTCATTGCCAAACGGTCCTTGACGTCTCTTGGAATTCACATAATTCCCCGAGGCTTGGAAATAAA ACCGTTGCAGAAGCTGTTGGAGATTGGCACCGTGGAAGGACGCAAGGAGTGAAAGAGGTTGACTGCAAGTATCCGTGCAACCCAACATGCAATAGTCAGTCACCTTTATGA